A part of Candidatus Caldatribacterium sp. genomic DNA contains:
- the cobC gene encoding alpha-ribazole phosphatase has translation MKEIYLVRHGDTDATEKEYFAGWMNLPLTPLGRKRILRVREFLGAKRFDYVFASPLARTIETALLLAGLETPLEICEDIKERSFGSWEGKKWRNLKDEFPKEVAEWERDPLRFTPPGGESFEKVLERVVRFWERLRGFPDGRYLVVTHAGVLRCFLVHLLKIRFEQTFSILLNPGALITVQEKDGFPQVTGLLNLEVEP, from the coding sequence GTGAAGGAGATTTACTTGGTGCGCCACGGAGATACGGACGCCACGGAGAAAGAGTACTTTGCCGGTTGGATGAACCTTCCCCTCACCCCTTTGGGGCGGAAGCGAATCCTCAGGGTTCGTGAGTTCCTGGGGGCAAAGCGCTTCGACTACGTTTTCGCAAGCCCCCTTGCCCGAACAATTGAGACGGCCCTTCTCCTTGCAGGACTCGAGACACCCCTTGAGATCTGCGAGGACATAAAGGAGCGGTCCTTTGGGAGCTGGGAGGGGAAAAAATGGCGCAATCTCAAGGATGAGTTCCCCAAAGAGGTGGCGGAGTGGGAGAGAGATCCCCTCCGTTTCACTCCGCCAGGTGGGGAGAGCTTCGAGAAGGTCCTCGAGCGGGTTGTCCGTTTCTGGGAGCGACTCCGGGGATTCCCGGATGGACGGTACCTCGTTGTCACCCATGCAGGAGTCCTACGGTGCTTTCTTGTTCATCTCCTCAAGATACGCTTCGAGCAGACCTTTTCCATTCTCCTCAACCCGGGGGCACTCATTACGGTTCAGGAGAAAGATGGTTTCCCTCAAGTAACGGGACTTTTGAACCTCGAGGTGGAGCCATGA
- a CDS encoding cobalamin biosynthesis protein — MIGLFRMLFGVGLDLVFGDPPAFHPVVAIGRLIEFLERLLFPRERNFKREFIMGFVVLGLVAGGLGVGYFFLRRFLSQVAPALFVAVEVYFIFYFLAIRTLLERGKEIEE; from the coding sequence ATGATCGGGCTTTTCCGAATGCTCTTTGGAGTTGGGCTTGATCTTGTCTTTGGGGACCCACCGGCGTTCCATCCCGTTGTGGCCATAGGACGTCTCATCGAGTTCCTCGAGCGGCTTCTTTTCCCGAGGGAGCGGAACTTCAAGCGGGAATTCATCATGGGGTTTGTGGTCCTTGGGCTTGTTGCGGGAGGCTTGGGTGTGGGGTACTTCTTCCTGCGCCGCTTCCTCTCTCAAGTTGCGCCGGCGCTTTTTGTTGCTGTGGAGGTGTACTTCATCTTCTACTTCCTTGCGATTCGAACGCTCCTTGAGCGGGGGAAGGAGATCGAGGAG